In Falco cherrug isolate bFalChe1 chromosome 2, bFalChe1.pri, whole genome shotgun sequence, the following are encoded in one genomic region:
- the PHF11 gene encoding PHD finger protein 11 isoform X4, with product MAKMVRRTCAFCSEGEAGSVMYIAKEQNVAAHQDCLLFSSGFVESEEYNPDNLDIRFDVASVLKELKRGKRLVCNFCRKKGATVGCEERACRRSYHYFCALCDDAAIETDEVNGVYRVFCPKHDPGNRTNHYGSQVVCCPSTRPDQDCFIPDAATKRRRHLSKSSTITEQMSTEETAEENSLQILKRKNNRHKVRIDFLRKCKQAGLLDDIFEEMLDTLHLAQEKLMDDNTSETEYEETVMSLFDCGLFENILTNIHSGHLHEVEGS from the exons ATGGCGAAGATGGTGAGAAGAACGTGTGCATTTTGTTCAGAAGGGGAGGCTGGTTCTGTAATGTATATTGCCAAAGAGCAAAATGTTGCAGCTCATCAGGATTGTCTG TTGTTTTCCTCAGGGTTTGTGGAATCTGAAGAGTATAACCCGGATAACCTGGATATAAGGTTTGATGTGGCATCAGTGTTGAAAGAACTGAAGAGAGGAAAGCGGCTG GTGTGCAACTTCTGTCGCAAGAAAGGAGCCACTGTGGGATGTGAGGAAAGAGCCTGCCGCAGAAGTTACCACTACTTCTGCGCACTCTGTGATGATGCAGCCATAGAAACGGATGAAGTAAATGGAGTCTACCG AGTGTTCTGCCCAAAACATGACCCAGGCAATAGGACCAATCACTATG GGTCCCAGGTGGTCTGCTGCCCAAGTACTAGACCGGACCAGGATTGCTTCATTCCCG ATGCAGCTACTAAGAGGAGAAGACATCTATCGAAATCTTCCACCATCACGGAACAAATG AGCACAGaagagacagcagaagaaaacagtttacaaatactaaaaaggaaaaacaacaggCATAAAG TCCGAATAGACTTCCTTAGGAAATGCAAGCAAGCGGGGCTTCTGGATGACATATTTGAAGAAATGCTGGACACGCTTCACCTGGCACAGGAAAAACTGATGGATGACAACACTTCAGAAACAG AGTATGAAGAGACAGTAATGTCACTCTTTGACTGTGGACTGTTTGAAAATATACTGACAAATATTCATTCAG